The window CTCCGGTTCGAGCATCAGCCCCACCTCGTGGATTGCCAACCCAGCGCTGAAAACGCCTCTGAGCAGCGCATCGATCCGAGGACTCACCAGCAACCCTCCAGGAAGTTGCGCAACAACCGACCGCCGTCTTCGGTGAGGAAGCTCTCCGGATGAAACTGCACGCCGAACAGCGGGTGCTCCAGGTGTCGCAGGCCCATGATTGAACGCGTGTCATCGGCGCAACGCGCGCTCACCTCCAGTTCGGCGGGTAGCTCGGCGTCCCGGACCATAAGGCTGTTGTAGCAGCCGGCCGTAAAATTTTGATCAAGGCCATCGAACAACCCCTTGCCGCAATGCTCGATCCTGACCGTCTTGCCGTGGACCATCCGCGGCGCGTGGACGATTGTGCCGCCGTAGAGCTGCGCCAGGCATTGATGGCCCAAACAGACGCCGAGCAGCGGAACGCGTCCGGCCGCAGCCTCGATCAGCGGCATGCTGATTCCGGCGCCTTGCGGTCGACCCGGTCCGGGGGAGATCACGATCCGCGACGGATCGAGGTCGAGGACTTTGCCGACCGTGATCCGGTCGTTGCGGAAAACAACGACCCGCGCACCCATGGCGCCAAACGCCTGGACCAAGTTAAAGCTAAACGAATCGTAGTTATCGATCAGGATCAGTGGCCGGCTCAACACCCGCATCCGCAGTGGTCATCATCGTCGTCGTCGCCTGAGCTGTCGTCCCACGCGTCCTCGCTGTGAGGCTCGTCGTCGTCATCATCGTCGCCGGTTAGAGCAACCGCCTCGACCACGTCGGTTGGCGTGCCCGAGGAATCGACCATTCCGCCCGGCGCGAAGATCCAATCGCCGAGCAGCGCCGCGTCGAAACGAAACCGCGGCGTCTCCAGGCCGGGGATCTCGATCCAGAGATTCTCGATCGAGTCGTAGGTCAGCGCGGAGCCGGTGGGGCCTTCGAAATTCATGCCGCCGATCAGCAGCAGCTGCCCGTTCTGCACCACGCTTCCGCCGCCCCACAACGGCTGGGGCAGATCGGCCATCTCCAAGTCGAACCAAGCGTCGGCGTCGACATCGTAGACCTCGCTGGAACTGAGCATGGTCTCCGATGTGTCCAAACCGCCCGCCACGTAGATCAGGCCGTCGCGGGCCCAGGCATAGTGGAAGGCGCGCGGCACGTTCATCGACGCCAGGGCCGACCACACGTCGCGCTCGGGATCGTAGGAGAACAGCGTGTCGGTACTCGTGCGATCCAACCCCCTGCCGCCGATCATGTACAGCAGGCCGCCGTCGACTACAGCCTCGTAGGCATAGCGCGCGGCCGGCGCGGGCGTCGACTCGCTCCAATCGTCGTCAGCGGTATCGAACACGAACAGCGTGGGCAGCAATCCCTCGCCATCGAACCCACCGGGAATCATGATTCGGCCCTCGATCACCGCCGCGTCGGCCAATGCCACTGGAACCGGCATCTCCGGCCCGGAAGACCACGAGCCCCGACGCTCGAGGCTCAGCACCTCGACCGTGCCCTCGACTCCACTGACAAACGAGTTGTGGCCGATGACGTAGAGTTTGTCGTCCACCGCGGCCACGCAGTGATCCTGGCGCGGGCGCAGCAGCGACGATGCGTCGACCCACTGGTCCGAGAAGATCGTCACGACCTCGGCCTGGGCCGACTGACCCGAGTTGAGGCCCTGCACCTGCAATGTCGACTTGTCCAGCGACCAGAGCAACGCGTCAGCGGGGATCTGGACCTCGATCGTCACGGTGCGCTGCTCGCCTTCGGGCAGCTGGACCTGCTCGCTGTCAACGCTGGTCGGCCAATCCGCGCCATCGAAGCTCAGCTCGAAGTCCTCGGCTACGCCGGTCAGGTTCTGCAACCGCACATCGTAGCTCACGGTCTGGCCCGAGCGGGCGTTGCCGTGGAACAGGTCGGGCAGCACCGAGATCGACGAGGGGTAGGAGAACTCGACGCAGGTCGAATCGGGAATCGACCCTGCGCTGTTGCACGCATAGCTCAGCCCGGAGACGCCCTGCGGGCCCTCGATACCCGTGGTCGACGCGGCGCCCTGGGCGCCGCCGGTGGTCTGGACTTGAATTCTGATGCGGTTGCCCGGTTCATAGAGGATCAGCTGCACTGAGACCAAGTCCGAAGTGCCGTAGAACGGGACGTCCTCGTAGCTGATGATCAGCTTGCGTCCCGGATCCTCGCCCATGACCTCATAGCTGACTTTGCCGGCGGACGAGGGATCGAGGTCGTCCCACACCGCGGCGATCAGGTTGTTGGGCTCGGCGGCGTTGGGCAGCGGGCACTGGTTGAACTCGGTGTTCACTCCCTGTTCGAAGCTGATTATACCGTTGCTGCCGATGTAGAACTGCTGGTAGAGCTCGGCGTAAAACAGAAAGCTGAAACCCATCGGCAACGGGCCCTCGTAGCCGTCGTCCGGCAACTCGACCTCGGTGGCCAAGCTGGTGTCGGTCCATTCGTAGGCGCACTCGTCGGACCAGGTATAACCAAATGTATCCGGACCGCCGGTGGCGGCGAAGGCCGGCGCCGCTCCCCACAGGAACACCAGGGCCACAAGGGCTGGGGCCCAACGAATCGTACTATGGCCCTTGACGCGCACAACAAGCGTTTTCACCGCGATATACTCCCCGGCCCCGGTCGTTCACAATCCAAACGGCCGTATACCCCAGAGGATCGATTCAAGTGTATCACTGCCGTTCCCGGCGTATCAAGAATGTATCAACGCAATCCGACCGTGGAATGGATCGAGGGGGGTCTTGCGGCTCATGTCTGGTGCTGGGCGCGAACCGCCTCCCTGGCCTCGGCACAGTCGCGGTTGAGCTCCAAGGACTTGATGAAATACAGCTCGGCCATCGGAACGTCGCCCTCGTTTTTATAGATCCGTCCGAGGATCAGGTAGGGCAGAAAATTGCTGGTGTCGACCGCGATCCCCTGCCGCATCAGCTCGGTGGCTTGGGCAAAGGCCTCTTCCCCCTCGGCGCTGCGGTAGATGGCCCAACCCAGTTGGGCGTAGCTCTCGGCGGTCTTCAGGCCGCGGTCGACGGCCTCCTGCAGGGCGATGTGGGCATAGTCGTAGGACTCCTGATCCAGATAGCTCATGCCGATGGCGAAGATGTCCTCGGGGGTGTCCTCCTGGGTGAACTCCAGATCTGCGGGAGCCTCCTGCACTTCCTCCTCGACCTGATCCAGTAGCGTGTCCTGCTCCTCCTCGAGAAAAGAGAACGGATCCTCCGCGCCCTGGGCCGGTTCCTCGAGCGCGGGCGCCTCGTCCACGTCGGGCTCGATCTGGGCCTCCTCGAGACTTTCCTCGTCGGGCTCGACCTGGGCCACGGGCTCCTCGGGCTGTTGCTCGACGTCGACCTCGAACAGCGGCTCCTCATCCAGATCGGGTTCCGGCGCGGGAGCGGACTTCTCCGGCTTGGCGGCCGCGGCCGACTCGTACTCGATGGATCCCAGCTGCGCGGCGAGATGCGCCTCCTCATGGATGCGCTCCACGCTGGATTGGGCATCGTGTAACGCGCGTTCCAGTGCCGGGCTGACGTAGCCGTAAGTACCCTTGGATTTGCGTCGGCTGACCTTCTTGCTCTTCTTGGACGTCCGCTCTTCGTCGCTGACCCTGAACTTGATTATCTCCAGGCTCAGGGCGGTGAACAGCAGATGCAGGGTCTGCGAAAAGCTGATCTTGGTCGATTCGACGATCTGCTCCGGGCTCATCCCGCGGTTGACCATCTGTAGGATCGGCCGGTCCGTATCGCTCACGGGCAGCAAGTCCATGGAAAAGATCGAACGTCGGTTGAGCATTAAGGGCTTGCTCCAACGCCGCGCAAGGCGCCGCTGGATGAACGTGGTGGAGTAGTTTTGCACACCACGGTAGATCAACTCGGGGAACCGGTTTTTATTCGGTACGGCGTTGATCTCCAACTCGCGGAATCGATATTTTCCGTGCGTAAAGCTGAATATCTCCTCAATGTTACGATCAAAGCTCTCGCGGGCCGCACGCTCCCACTCGTCGGCCGTTGTCAACGAGGAGTCGATCAGCGCCTCGCGCAGGCTCATCTTGCGCGATGCGGCCCAACTGCGTTTGAGATTGGCGTCCTGGGCGCTGAGCTTGCCCAGATCGATCAGCACGCGCGCCACTTCGAACTGGTCCATGTAAGCCAGCGGATCAAAGGCGGGCATGCCGTCCTTGATCGGCACGGCCAATTCCCGATTGTTGTGCTCGGCGATCAGCAGTCCGCTTTTATTGGCCTTGAAAAGTGAATACAGCAGTCGAACCGGATGCAGGTCCTCAAACTTTCCTTTGAATTCCAAGGGGGTTACAGGCTGCTTGTTTGTATCCATCACTTTGGGGAAAATTACCAGAGGCCGCCAACCTTGTCAATTTGCAACTGGATGACAGATAAAGTTCCCGCTGCGGCTCCTGATTTACCTTTAACTAAACAGTGTTTTGCGGAGCAGTCCGGCTCAGCCGATCAAGGGGTTACCAGATAGGCCACCGATTCGCTGCCCTTGTCGTTAAAGTAAGTGAGAATCACCAGTCGTCCCGGAACGCTCCAGATCGCGGCCTGTTCGGCGGTCGATGGATCGCCGTTGGCCATCGCCGGTTGGCCCAGACGTCTGCTGGTCTCGTGAAACAGCTCGGAGTACTGCGCGCGCGTGCCATGTCCCGCAAGGCTGAACAGGCCGACGTAGTTCAACCTGTTGTGGGCAAAGCCCACGCGCGGCGAGCCCCACAGCTCGTGGCGCAGGTCGATGCTGTAAATCGTGTCGCAGATCTTGGCCTCGTCGCCGACCCGGTTGCCGTCCTTGTAGGCCAGCGGATTGGAGGACAGAAACGCCGACTCAAGCATCCCCAGATCGAGGGTGCCGATCCCCGGCGGCAGCAACGCGCCCTGCGCCTCGGGGCCGGCATCCTCGGCCGCGGCCGGCCACGCGGTCAGCGCGACCAGCAGCGTCAATATGAACAATAAGGTAGATCTCAATTTAACCCCTCTTCAGCCGAGTTTGACGCCGCGTTCGCGAGCGGTCTGTTTGGCCAACTCGTAGCCCGCATCCGCATGACGCATCACGCCCGTGGCCGGGTCGGCGGTCAACACGCGTTGCAGTCTGCGCCCCGCGGCCTCGCTGCCGTCGGCCACGATCACCATTCCGGCGTGCAGGCTCAGTCCGATGCCCACGCCGCCGCCGTGGTGGAAGCTGACCCACGACGCTCCGCAGGCGGTGTTGGTCAACGCGTTGAGGATCGGCCAGTCGGCGATCGCGTCCGAACCGTCGCGCATCGCCTCGGTCTCGCGGTACGGGCTGGCCACGGAACCGCAGTCGAGATGATCGCGGCCGATCACCAGCGGCGCCTTGACCTCGCCGGAGGCCACGAGCCGATTGAAAATCTCTCCGGCCCGGGCCCGGGCTCCGTACCCCAGCCAGCAGATGCGCGAGGGCAGCCCCTGGAAACGAACTTTCTCGTTGGCCAGCTCGAGCCAGCGCCGCAGGGTTTGATCCTCGGGAAACGCCTCGAGCAACGCGCGGTCCGTGGCGCGGATGTCCTCGGGGTCGCCCGAGAGCGCGGCCCAGCGAAACGGACCCTTGCCCTCGCAGAACAGCGGCCTGATGTAGGCCGGCACGAATCCCGGAAAGTCGAAGGCGCGTTCGAGCCCTTGTTTGGCGGCCTGGGCGCGGATCGCGTTGCCGTAGTCGAACACGTGCGAGCCGCTATCGAGCATCGCCAACATCGCTTGCACCTGGACGACGATCGCCTCGTAGGCCAACCGCTGATAGCGCTCGGGGTCGCTACGGCGTAACGCGAGCGCCTCGCCGTAGGGCAGTTGGTTGGGCACGTACCCCTCCAACGCGTCGTGGGCGCTGGTCTGATCGGTCACCAGGTCGGGTACTATCCCGCGCCGTGCGATCTGGGGGTAGACGTCGGCCGCGTTGCCCAGCAGCCCGACCGACAGCGCGCGGCCCTGCGCCTTGGCCTCGAGCACCAACTCCAGCGCCCGGTCGAGATCCTCGACCAGCATGTCGCAGTACCCGGTCTGGATCCGCCGCGCGATCCGTTCGCGATCGACCTCCACGCCGAGGAACGCCGCGCCGTTGAGCGTGGCGGCCAACGGCTGAGCGCCGCCCATGCCGCCCAGGCCCGCCGAGAGCACCAGCCGCCCGCTGAGGTCCGAGTCGAAATGTTTACGCGCGGCCGCGGCGAACGTCTCGTAGGTCCCCTGGACGATCCCCTGGGTGCCGATGTAGATCCACGAGCCCGCGGTCATCTGGCCGTACATCATCAGGCCCTTGCGCTCGAGCTCGCGGAAGTGTTCCCAATTGGCCCAGGCGCCGACCAGGTTGGAGTTGGCGATCAAGACCCGCGGCGCGTCCTGGTGGGTGCGCACGATCCCCACCGCCTTGCCCGATTGCACTAGTAAGGTCTCGTCGTCCTCCAGGTCCTGCAGCGCCTCGACAATGGCGTGATAGGCCTCGATGTTGCGCGCCGCTTTGCCCCGTCCGCCGTAGACCACGAGTTCCTCGGGCTTCTCGGCCACGTCCGCGTCGAGGTTGTTGATCAGCATCCGCAAGGCCGCCTCCTGGGCCCAACCCTTGCAATGCAGCTGCGTGCCGTGGGGCGCGGGCATGCCCGGTTTAGGTGAGACTATGCGGGGCATCTGCCATACCTCCCGGTATTGAAGCGCGGATCAGCCGCCATCGGCCTCGTCGTCTTGCCCGATGAAGAAATCGAGCGGCGTGGGGATCAGCGGCGGTCGCGGCGTGATCGGCTGAATCTGCTCGCACGGCACCCCGGCCTGCTCGAGCATCCGCGCCACGATCACCAGGCAGTTCTTGCCCTGACAGGGGCCGGTGCCGATCGCCAAGTAGCGCTTGAGCGACTCGATGTCGCGCATGCCGTCCTTGATCGCTTGTTCGATCTGGGCCTGGGTCACGTCCTCGCAGCGGCAGACAATGGTCTTGGACATCTCAGCCTCCGGCAGCGGCCAGGCCCGCGCGCCGGGCACTATCGACGATCTGGTCCATGCGGTGCAGGCCCACGACCTGGCCGCAGGCATAGCAGCCCTCGACGCTGGTGGCCCCCGTGGAATCGACTTGGACTGCAAAGCCTCCGGCCGCCCGATCGTATTTCACCGCGGCCCCGGCCATTGCCGCGATCTCGAACGCCGGTGCCGGCGTCTGGGACACGGCCAGCATGTCGACCCGATTGTAGAGCGACTCGCCGCCCGGGCCGTGGGGCACGAAGTTCGCCGCCTTGAGTTTGAGCCTGCCGCGGGCCGACTCCAGGCCGTAGTTGAGGAACAGCGGCACGCCGTGATCCTGGACCGTCAGCGCAACCTCGCGGCTGCCCGTGATCGTCTCGCCGGGCTCGACCACACCCATCACGCGCACGCCGATCTTGAGCAGGCGTAGCGCCAGCGACAGCGCGGTGTCGTCCGAGCCGTAGATATAACA of the Candidatus Alcyoniella australis genome contains:
- a CDS encoding aminodeoxychorismate/anthranilate synthase component II — encoded protein: MSRPLILIDNYDSFSFNLVQAFGAMGARVVVFRNDRITVGKVLDLDPSRIVISPGPGRPQGAGISMPLIEAAAGRVPLLGVCLGHQCLAQLYGGTIVHAPRMVHGKTVRIEHCGKGLFDGLDQNFTAGCYNSLMVRDAELPAELEVSARCADDTRSIMGLRHLEHPLFGVQFHPESFLTEDGGRLLRNFLEGCW
- the hutU gene encoding urocanate hydratase; the encoded protein is MPRIVSPKPGMPAPHGTQLHCKGWAQEAALRMLINNLDADVAEKPEELVVYGGRGKAARNIEAYHAIVEALQDLEDDETLLVQSGKAVGIVRTHQDAPRVLIANSNLVGAWANWEHFRELERKGLMMYGQMTAGSWIYIGTQGIVQGTYETFAAAARKHFDSDLSGRLVLSAGLGGMGGAQPLAATLNGAAFLGVEVDRERIARRIQTGYCDMLVEDLDRALELVLEAKAQGRALSVGLLGNAADVYPQIARRGIVPDLVTDQTSAHDALEGYVPNQLPYGEALALRRSDPERYQRLAYEAIVVQVQAMLAMLDSGSHVFDYGNAIRAQAAKQGLERAFDFPGFVPAYIRPLFCEGKGPFRWAALSGDPEDIRATDRALLEAFPEDQTLRRWLELANEKVRFQGLPSRICWLGYGARARAGEIFNRLVASGEVKAPLVIGRDHLDCGSVASPYRETEAMRDGSDAIADWPILNALTNTACGASWVSFHHGGGVGIGLSLHAGMVIVADGSEAAGRRLQRVLTADPATGVMRHADAGYELAKQTARERGVKLG
- a CDS encoding (2Fe-2S)-binding protein, producing MSKTIVCRCEDVTQAQIEQAIKDGMRDIESLKRYLAIGTGPCQGKNCLVIVARMLEQAGVPCEQIQPITPRPPLIPTPLDFFIGQDDEADGG